The window CGTCGATATCGGCTTTTTCAATCAGCTTTTTGGCTCCAAAGGTGAGTTCAAAACTTCCAGGAACATATTCAACCACAATATCCTTCTCATTGACGCCGAACTTCAGCAGTGTCTGTACAGTTCCTTCCAGAAGATTGCCTGTGACAGGTCTGTTCCATTCCGAGACGACAATGCCAATTCTCTTTCCTTCGCCACTCGGGACGGAACCGTGATCGTACGACGATAAGTTATGCAGTTCAGTAGCCATTAATTTCCTGCTTGTTGAAGTTTGGCGGCCTCAATATATTTGTCTGCTTCCTGACCTTGAGGTGAGTTGAGGTATTTCTCCTTGATCATCTCAAAAGTCTCGATAGCCTTGGCGTAGTTCTTGAGTGACAGGTATGCGACCCCGGCCTTATTATAGTAGATGGGGCTCAGCATCTCGTCGTTGGCCTTTTTGGCCGCGCTGTTGAAGTGGGAGATCGCCTTTTCGGTTTCACCCATATTCATGTAAACATCACCAATGGCACCTTCAATAGCGGGAGAGATAAGCAGATCACCACCTTTGAAACTGTTGAGGTGTTCCAGTGCTTTTTCATTGTTCCCCAGTCGGCTATAGCTGATTCCGGCATAAGCATGGGCAAGTGAGGCTGTTTTGGTGCCACTGAACTCCTTGATGATCTTTTCAAACCCGATATAATCGTTTCCGTTTCCGAAAAGTGCAAGAGAATCTTCCTGATTCTGGAAATAGCGTTCACCCTTGTAGATGGCAGCCTGGGCCTTCTCGTTTCGTGGATTTTTGTATAAGTAATTGAAGGCGATGACAGCGCCGACAACTAAAACGATAACTGCCAATGCGGTTAAAATGGTTTTTTGATTCTTTTCGATAAAACGTTCCGATGAGGTCAACACTTCCTCGATATTCTCAAAACCTTTTTCGGCTTTACTTTCCTGGTGTTTATTGGACATGTTGTTCAAAAAATTATGTTATCAATTTTCGAGTTGCAAAAGTAATGGTTTTTAAGTGATAAATAAAATAAATTGGATATTTTTTCTACAAACCGTTTGCCGCTGATTAATCTTTTCAGTAAGTTTGTAGTCATATAGGCTGTATAAAGGAGATTTATACAATTCTAAAACGAATATTATGAAGAAAACTATTTTTACAGCACTTTTTTTTGCTTCACTATTGATTCAGGTAAGGGCTCAGTCTGTTTTCACTACTGTTCCTGTGGTAAACGGCAAGGTGGTGTTTCAGCAGTTTATACATATTGATCAGGCCCTAACTGCCGATCAGCGTTATGCCATGCTTTACAAGTGGGGAAAAGATAACTATGCGGGCAATCCGCTGTTGTCGGGGATCCGTTTCGACGACAAGGCCAAAAGTATCACCGTTGGCTCAAAAATTGAACTCCTGTTGCCACAGAACAGCAGCGGGGTAAGGGAAAAGGTGATCATGAATTATCGCTTCGATGCCTCCATTACCAATTCCGGCTGTATGCTGGTGATAAGGGATATCACCTATCAGAATAGCCAATCGTCTGGTTCCGCCTTTTTCCCGAAGACATTTACAGCGGAGGAGACCATTACTCCGGCTGCGATTTCGGCCGTATCTGGAACCGATAAGGAGTTTAGGACAAATACCCAGAAGAGTACGCTGTTTTACCTGAACGAGCTCTATAATGAGCTGAGCAAGGTATTCAGTCTCAATAAATGAAATAATCACCTTATCTAGAAGAAATTTATTTGCCGATTTTCTTGGTAGATACATTTTTTATGGTTAATTTTGCGCCCTGATTTATCCGAAAAGGGCAGAATTTTATCGAAATCAATAAAATACAACATAGCAATGTCTAAGATTTGTCAAATAACCGGAAAAAGGGCAATGGTTGGAAACAACGTTTCTCACTCCAACAGAAGAACAAAACGTAAATTCAACGTCAATTTGTTCAGAAAGAAATTCTATTGGGTAGAAGAAGATTGCTGGATTAGCCTGAATATTTCTGCTTCAGGTTTACGTACCGTTAATAAAATAGGATTGGATGCCGCTTTGAAGCAGGCTGCTGCAAAAGGGTATTTAAACGCTTAATCATCAGGAGAGAAGAACAATGTCGAAAAAAGCTAAAGGTAACAGGGTTCAGGTAATATTAGAGTGTACCGAACATAAGGATAGCGGAATGCCCGGAACTTCGAGATATATCACTACGAAGAACAGGAAGAATACGACCGAGAGATTGGAGTTGAAAAAATACAACCCCATCCTGAAGAGAATGACCGTTCATAAAGAAATTAAATAAAGGAATAGACTATGGCAAAGAAAGCAGTCGCAGGGTTCCGCGATAAAACATCAACTACAGGACGGAGTCACACCAAGGTAATCAAAATGGTGAAGTCTGAAAAAACAGGGGCTTACTGTTTCAAGGAAGAGATGGTCCTGAACGATCAGGTGCAAGATTTTTTCAAGAAATAAGCTTGTTAAAAATATCTAAAAACTTCCCTGCAAGAACTTGTGGGGAAGTTTTTTATTTACTATTTTGTAGATTTGTAAGATATTGTGATAACCTTGCAGTAATTGGTGCAAAGGGAAATTGAATAAGTAAAAACTGCCTAAGTATGGGATTGTTCGAGATATTTTCGAAGAAAAAAAAGGAGACGCTGGATCAGGGGCTGGAGAAGACCAAGGAGAATATCTTTTCACGATTGACCCGTGCCGTTGCCGGGAAATCGAGTGTCGACGACGATGTGCTCGATCAACTTGAGGAGATATTGGTTACCTCAGATGTCGGGGTTGATACTACATTAAAGATCATCGAGCGTATAGAGAAGCGGGTTGCACGCGATAAATATGTGGGGACGGACGAACTTACCCGGATTCTTAGAGAGGAGATTGCAGAATTGCTGACCGAGAATAATTCAGCTGATATGGCTGAATTTACCGTGCCCGACTCACAAAAACCATACGTTATTATGGTGGTAGGTGTGAACGGAGTAGGGAAGACCACTACCATCGGGAAACTGGCATACCAGTTTAAACAGAACGGATTGTCTGTATATTTGGGTGCAGCAGATACTTTCCGTGCGGCGGCTGTAGAGCAGCTTGATATCTGGGGAAAGCGGGTTGGGGTTCCTGTCATAAAGCAGAAGATGGGAGCAGATCCTGCCTCAGTCGCTTTCGATACGCTAAGTTCAGCCAAAGCGAACGGTGCCGATGTCGTGATAATCGATACGGCTGGACGGCTCCACAACAAGGTAAACCTGATGAATGAGCTCACCAAAATTAAGAATGTGATGAGCAAGGTAGTTCCAGGAACACCAAACGAGGTGCTCCTGGTCCTGGATGGTTCTACCGGGCAAAATGCATTTGAACAGGCCAAGCAGTTTACCGCAGCCACGGAAGTTACAGCCTTGGCCATCACCAAACTGGATGGAACTGCAAAGGGTGGGGTTGTTATCGGCATCTCCGATCAGTTCAAGATTCCTGTAAAATATATCGGATTGGGTGAAGGGATGGAAGACCTGCAGGTTTTCAGAAGGAAAGAATTTGTGGATTCGTTATTTGGAGAATGAAGAACAGAATTGATGTTATAACCCTGGGTTGTTCCAAAAATCTGGTAGATTCCGAGTTGTTGATGCGGCAACTGGTTGCCAATGGCTACACGGTGGATCACGATCCGGCCGACCCTAGAGGTGATATTGCAGTAATAAATACATGCGGTTTCATTGGTGACGCCAAGGAGGAGTCGATAAACATGATCCTGGAGTTCGCCGAGGCGAAGAAGGCGAACAGGTTGAAGAAACTGTTCGTGATGGGATGTTTGTCTGAGCGTTACATGAATGAGCTGCAGGCTGAGATTCCGGAAGTGGACAAGTTTTACGGGAAGTTTGCATGGAAAAACCTGATTGCTGACCTGGGAAAATCCTATTACAAGGATCTCGCGTTTGACCGCTCCCTTTCCACACCGCCCCATTATGCCTATGTAAAGATCTCGGAGGGGTGCGATCGTACCTGCTCCTACTGCTCCATTCCCATCATGACCGGAAAATATAAATCGCGTCCGGTAGAAGAGATCGAGGAGGAGGTGAAGCGCCTGGTATCGCAAGGTGTCAGGGAGTTTCAGTTCATTGCTCAGGATCTCACCTATTACGGACTCGACAGATACCGGAAGATGATGTTACCCGGGCTGGTTGAGCGGATAGCTGATATTGAAGGGGCTGAATGGATTCGCTTGCATTATGCCTATCCGGCGCATTTCCCCTTTGAACTGCTGCGGGTGATGCGAGAACGGGATAACGTTTGCAACTATCTCGACATCGCCCTGCAACATATCAGTGACAATATGTTGTCGAAGATGAGACGTAACATTACCAAGCAGCAGACGGTAGACCTGATTGCCCGTTTTAGGGAGGAGGTTCCCGGAATTCATCTGCGAACAACGATGATGGTGGGACACCCTGGCGAAACTGAACAGGATTTCGAAGAGCTCCTGGAATTTGTAAAAGAGACCCGGTTCGAGCGTTTGGGTGCTTTCCCATACTCACATGAGGAGGATACTTATTGTGACAGGAACTATACAGACGATGTGCCGGCAGGCATAAAACAGGAGCGAATGAATATGTTGATGGAGCTGCAGGAGTCGATTGCATCCTCCATCAACGAATCGAAAGTGGGACAAACCCTAAAGGTGATTATTGACCGGGAAGATCCCGACTATTTCGTGGGTCGGACCGAATTCGATTCACCCGAAGTGGATGGGGAGGTATTGATTGAAAAAGGAGGCCTGTTGCAAGTGGGCGAGTTTTATGAGGTAAGAATCACATCGGCCATGCCGTTTGATTTAATGGGAATTGTTGCTTCATGACACACCAGGAACTGATTGATGAATTGGGCCGGCGGCTTGGAAAGACTCCGCCGGAGGTGACCGGTCTGCTGGAGGCGACGGTACGGGAAGTGACCGATAAATTATCGGCGGGGAACCCCATATCTATTCCCCATATCGGCACCCTCACTACCCTAAAGAGGGCTGAACATATTTTGGTAGATGCCTCAACAAAAGAGCGCCATCTTATTCCTCCCTCCATCGTGCCCCATTTCGATGCGAAACTGGCTACCGGTGAAGA of the Petrimonas mucosa genome contains:
- a CDS encoding DUF4295 domain-containing protein, with protein sequence MAKKAVAGFRDKTSTTGRSHTKVIKMVKSEKTGAYCFKEEMVLNDQVQDFFKK
- the rimO gene encoding 30S ribosomal protein S12 methylthiotransferase RimO, coding for MKNRIDVITLGCSKNLVDSELLMRQLVANGYTVDHDPADPRGDIAVINTCGFIGDAKEESINMILEFAEAKKANRLKKLFVMGCLSERYMNELQAEIPEVDKFYGKFAWKNLIADLGKSYYKDLAFDRSLSTPPHYAYVKISEGCDRTCSYCSIPIMTGKYKSRPVEEIEEEVKRLVSQGVREFQFIAQDLTYYGLDRYRKMMLPGLVERIADIEGAEWIRLHYAYPAHFPFELLRVMRERDNVCNYLDIALQHISDNMLSKMRRNITKQQTVDLIARFREEVPGIHLRTTMMVGHPGETEQDFEELLEFVKETRFERLGAFPYSHEEDTYCDRNYTDDVPAGIKQERMNMLMELQESIASSINESKVGQTLKVIIDREDPDYFVGRTEFDSPEVDGEVLIEKGGLLQVGEFYEVRITSAMPFDLMGIVAS
- the rpmB gene encoding 50S ribosomal protein L28: MSKICQITGKRAMVGNNVSHSNRRTKRKFNVNLFRKKFYWVEEDCWISLNISASGLRTVNKIGLDAALKQAAAKGYLNA
- the ftsY gene encoding signal recognition particle-docking protein FtsY, whose amino-acid sequence is MGLFEIFSKKKKETLDQGLEKTKENIFSRLTRAVAGKSSVDDDVLDQLEEILVTSDVGVDTTLKIIERIEKRVARDKYVGTDELTRILREEIAELLTENNSADMAEFTVPDSQKPYVIMVVGVNGVGKTTTIGKLAYQFKQNGLSVYLGAADTFRAAAVEQLDIWGKRVGVPVIKQKMGADPASVAFDTLSSAKANGADVVIIDTAGRLHNKVNLMNELTKIKNVMSKVVPGTPNEVLLVLDGSTGQNAFEQAKQFTAATEVTALAITKLDGTAKGGVVIGISDQFKIPVKYIGLGEGMEDLQVFRRKEFVDSLFGE
- the rpmG gene encoding 50S ribosomal protein L33, with the protein product MSKKAKGNRVQVILECTEHKDSGMPGTSRYITTKNRKNTTERLELKKYNPILKRMTVHKEIK
- a CDS encoding tetratricopeptide repeat protein; its protein translation is MSNKHQESKAEKGFENIEEVLTSSERFIEKNQKTILTALAVIVLVVGAVIAFNYLYKNPRNEKAQAAIYKGERYFQNQEDSLALFGNGNDYIGFEKIIKEFSGTKTASLAHAYAGISYSRLGNNEKALEHLNSFKGGDLLISPAIEGAIGDVYMNMGETEKAISHFNSAAKKANDEMLSPIYYNKAGVAYLSLKNYAKAIETFEMIKEKYLNSPQGQEADKYIEAAKLQQAGN
- the ribH gene encoding 6,7-dimethyl-8-ribityllumazine synthase, with protein sequence MATELHNLSSYDHGSVPSGEGKRIGIVVSEWNRPVTGNLLEGTVQTLLKFGVNEKDIVVEYVPGSFELTFGAKKLIEKADIDGVIVIGCVIQGETPHFTFVCDSVTQGVTELNIRYNIPVIFGLLTTNTLEQAKARSGGRHGNKGDEAAITLLKMVALNEKYK
- a CDS encoding DUF4468 domain-containing protein; amino-acid sequence: MKKTIFTALFFASLLIQVRAQSVFTTVPVVNGKVVFQQFIHIDQALTADQRYAMLYKWGKDNYAGNPLLSGIRFDDKAKSITVGSKIELLLPQNSSGVREKVIMNYRFDASITNSGCMLVIRDITYQNSQSSGSAFFPKTFTAEETITPAAISAVSGTDKEFRTNTQKSTLFYLNELYNELSKVFSLNK